From one Triticum urartu cultivar G1812 chromosome 3, Tu2.1, whole genome shotgun sequence genomic stretch:
- the LOC125542897 gene encoding BTB/POZ domain and ankyrin repeat-containing protein NPR1-like translates to MEAPSSHVTASFSDCDDSVSMGDAAPDADVEALRRLSDNLAAAFRSPDDFAFLADALVAVPGAPDLRVHRCVLSARSPFLRALFKRRAAAAGSSGGAEGNRLELRELLGDEVEVGYEALELVLDYLYSGRVRDLPKSACACVDVDGCAHVGCHPAVSFMAQVLFAASTFQVGELASLFQRHLLDFLDNVEVDNLPLILSVANLCNKSCVKLFERCLEIVVRSNLDMITLEKALPEDVIKQIIDSRITLGLASPEDNGFPNKHVRRILKALDSDDVELVRMLLTEGQTNLDDAFALHYAVEHCDSKITTELLDIALADVNLRNPRGYTVLHIAGRRRDPKIVVSLLTKGARPSDITFDGRKAVQIAKRLTKHGDYFGNTEEGKPSPNDKLCIEILEQAERRDPQLGEASVSLALAGDCLRGKLLYLENRVALARIMFPIEARVAMDIAQVDGTLEFTLGSSTNPPLEITTVDLNDTSFKMKEEHLARMRALSKTVELGKRFFPRCSNVLDKIMDDEPELASLGRDASSERRRRFHDLQDALLKAFSEDKEEFNKTTTLSSSSSSTSTVARNLTGRPRR, encoded by the exons ATGGAGGCCCCGAGCAGCCACGTCACCGCCTCCTTCTCCGACTGCGACGACAGCGTCTCCATGGGGGACGCGGCGCCGGACGCGGACGTGGAGGCGCTCCGCCGCCTCTCCGACAACCTCGCCGCCGCCTTCCGCTCGCCGGACGACTTCGCCTTCCTCGCCGACGCGCTCGTCGCCGTGCCGGGAGCGCCCGACCTGCGCGTGCACCGCTGCGTGCTGTCCGCGCGGAGCCCCTTCCTGCGCGCCCTCTTCaagcgccgcgccgccgccgccggttcgtccggcggcgcggagggcaACCGGTTGGAGCTCCGGGAGCTtctcggcgacgaggtcgaggtcGGGTACGAGGCGCTGGAGCTGGTGCTCGACTACCTATACAGCGGCCGCGTCCGCGACCTCCCCAAGTCGGCGTGCGCCTGCGTCGACGTCGACGGGTGCGCGCACGTCGGCTGCCACCCCGCCGTCTCCTTCATGGCGCAGGTCCTCTTCGCCGCATCCACCTTCCAGGTCGGCGAGCTCGCCAGCCTCTTCCAG CGGCATCTCCTTGATTTCCTTGATAATGTTGAAGTGGATAACCTTCCGTTGATCTTATCTGTTGCAAACTTATGCAACAAATCTTGCGTGAAACTGTTTGAGAGATGCCTGGAGATAGTAGTCCGGTCAAATCTTGACATGATTACTCTTGAGAAAGCATTGCCTGAAGATGTTATCAAGCAAATTATTGATTCACGGATAACTCTTGGATTAGCTTCACCCGAAGACAATGGCTTTCCTAACAAACACGTAAGAAGGATACTCAAGGCACTTGATTCTGATGATGTGGAGCTTGTCAGGATGCTGCTCACAGAAGGGCAGACTAACCTTGACGATGCATTTGCATTGCACTATGCTGTAGAACACTGTGACTCAAAAATTACAACAGAACTTCTGGACATCGCACTTGCGGATGTTAATCTCAGAAACCCAAGAGGTTATACTGTTCTTCACATCGCTGGTAGGCGGAGAGATCCTAAAATTGTTGTCTCCCTTTTAACCAAAGGTGCTCGGCCTTCTGATATTACATTTGATGGAAGAAAAGCAGTTCAAATCGCAAAGAGACTCACAAAACATGGGGATTATTTTGGGAATACTGAAGAAGGGAAGCCGTCTCCCAATGATAAATTATGCATTGAGATACTGGAGCAAGCTGAAAGAAGGGATCCACAACTTGGAGAAGCATCGGTTTCTCTTGCATTGGCTGGTGACTGTCTTCGTGGGAAGTTACTGTACCTTGAAAACCGAG TTGCTTTGGCAAGGATAATGTTTCCAATTGAGGCAAGAGTAGCAATGGACATTGCTCAAGTGGATGGTACTTTGGAATTTACCCTTGGTTCTAGTACAAATCCACCTCTGGAGATAACAACCGTTGATCTAAATGATACTTCTTTCAAAATGAAGGAGGAACACTTAGCTCGGATGAGAGCCCTCTCCAAAACAG TCGAACTCGGCAAACGTTTTTTCCCCCGCTGTTCAAATGTGTTGGACAAGATCATGGATGATGAACCTGAGCTGGCTTCGCTCGGAAGAGATGCATCCtcagagaggaggaggaggtttcATGACCTGCAAGATGCGCTCCTGAAGGCGTTCAGCGAGGACAAGGAGGAGTTTAACAAAACGACAACCCTTTCATCTTCCTCATCGTCGACGTCCACTGTAGCAAGGAACTTGACAGGCCGGCCTAGGAGATGA